From the genome of Emys orbicularis isolate rEmyOrb1 chromosome 17, rEmyOrb1.hap1, whole genome shotgun sequence, one region includes:
- the ASPA gene encoding aspartoacylase has translation MTSCYVVHEAPVRRVAIFGGTHGNELSGVFLVKHWQENGAEIQRTGLEVRPFITNPSAVKKCTRYIDCDLNRVFDPDNLGRQITEDIPYEVRRAQEINHIFGPKDSNDAYDLIFDLHNTTSNMGGTLILENSRNNFTIQMFHYIKNALAPECCPVFLTEHPNLKYATTRSIAKHPVGVEVGPQPQGVLRADILDKMRKIIKHGLDFVHIFNEGKEFPPCTIEIYKIMEKVDYPRNKNGEITAVIHPSLQDQDWQPLNNGEPIFLTIDGETINYEGDSTVYPTFVNEAAYYEKKQAFVKTVKVKLTAKGIRSSLS, from the exons ATGACTTCCTGTTATGTTGTTCATGAGGCTCCTGTACGAAGAGTTGCTATCTTTGGAGGGACTCATGGCAATGAGTTATCAGGGGTATTTTTGGTCAAGCATTGGCAAGAGAATGGAGCTGAGATTCAAAGAACAGGGCTGGAAGTGAGACCATTTATTACCAACCCAAGCGCTGTGAAGAAATGTACTAGATATATTGACTGTGACCTGAACCGAGTTTTTGACCCTGATAATCTTGG CAGGCAAATCACAGAAGATATTCCATATGAAGTGAGAAGGGCTCAGGAAATCAACCATATATTTGGTCCAAAAGATAGTAATGATGCCTATGACCTtatttttgaccttcacaacacaACTTCTAACATGGGTGGCACTCTCATTCTTGAAAACTCCAGGAATAACTTTACAATCCAGATGTTTCATTATATTAAG AATGCTTTGGCCCCAGAATGCTGTCCTGTTTTCCTGACTGAACATCCTAACTTGAAATATGCAACAACTCGATCTATAGCAAAACACCCTGTTG GTGTGGAAGTTGGGCCTCAGCCCCAAGGAGTTCTTAGAGCTGATATTTTGGACAAAATGAGAAAGATTATCAAACATGGCCTCGATTTTGTGCACATTTTTAATGAAG GAAAGGAATTTCCACCATGTACAATTGAAATttacaaaataatggaaaaagtaGATTATCCCAGGAATAAAAATGGTGAAATTACTGCTGTTATTCACCCTAGCCTGCAG GATCAAGACTGGCAACCACTGAACAATGGGGAGCCTATATTTTTAACTATTGATGGAGAGACCATTAATTATGAAGGGGATTCTACAGTATACCCAACATTTGTGAATGAGGCTGCATATTATgaaaagaaacaagcttttgtaAAAACAGTCAAAGTAAAACTTACTGCAAAAGGTATCAGATCCTCTTTGTCTTAG